A single Acropora palmata chromosome 5, jaAcrPala1.3, whole genome shotgun sequence DNA region contains:
- the LOC141882059 gene encoding uncharacterized protein KIAA1958-like, which translates to MASRFKDLDVSVEDFISEQENESTKKKTLQNVAVLQQFLASKNEERKLEEIPPEELNEYLSEFIITVRTKDKQEEYEPSSLRGFIASFERYLKKKNYGHSIIKDLQFEKTRKALSSKQKDLKRKGKGNKPNASVAISEDDIQVLFEKKLLGTERPEALLNTLWLNNTTQFGLRGCKEHRDMCWGDVKLKKTSTGVEFLEYGERQTKTRLGDDTNDVRPIAPKMFSLPNSDRCPVLTYKVFAEKRPTQMNFDEAPFYLAVNNIKTDSLDKKPWFKQSPLGVNKLNSIMKVMSEKAELNKPRLKNHSGRKTMMQTLVNEEIPPTDIIQLSGHRNLQSVNNYATVSEKQQMKMSRTLSAFTTGIVSKKDAPREESSCGSSSENNKMLVSQQRTEHTVTSSTCGQQQALQIFAGATISGGNIHVSINTLNKSPILPTSPKPKYQRYKRLLSSDSESD; encoded by the coding sequence ATGGCATCAAGATTTAAGGATTTAGATGTGTCTGTGGAGGATTTCATCTCAGAACAAGAAAACGAAAGcactaaaaagaaaactttgcaaaatgtagCCGTGCTGCAACAATTCCTAGCATCGAAAAACGAGGAACGAAAACTTGAAGAGATCCCTCCAGAGGAGCTGAATGAATATTTGAGCGAATTCATCATAACAGTCCGCACCAAAGACAAACAAGAAGAATACGAACCAAGCTCCCTTCGAGGATTCATTGCAAGCTTTGAGAGAtatctcaaaaagaaaaattacggTCACAGCATCATCAAAGACCTGCAATtcgagaaaacaagaaaagctttGTCATCCAAGCAGAAAGATTTGAAACGCAAAGGGAAAGGCAATAAACCAAATGCATCTGTCGCTATCAGTGAAGACGACATACAAGTTCTCTTCGAGAAAAAACTTCTAGGAACTGAGAGACCTGAAGCTCTGCTGAACACACTCTGGTTGAATAACACAACTCAGTTCGGTCTTCGCGGCTGCAAAGAGCACAGGGACATGTGCTGGGGCGACGTGAAGCTCAAGAAAACATCAACTGGAGTGGAATTTCTTGAATACGGAGAACGACAAACAAAAACCCGCCTCGGAGATGACACGAACGATGTTAGGCCGATAGctccaaaaatgttttcacttcCAAATAGCGACAGATGTCCAGTGTTGACTTACAAGGTTTTCGCCGAAAAGAGACCGACTCAAATGAACTTTGACGAGGCGCCGTTTTATCTAGCGGTAAACAACATCAAGACAGACTCGCTCGACAAAAAGCCGTGGTTCAAACAGTCTCCTCTTGGTGTGAACAAACTCAATTCTATTATGAAGGTCATGTCAGAAAAAGCCGAACTTAATAAACCTCGACTTAAAAATCACAGTGGTAGAAAGACAATGATGCAGACCTTGGTGAACGAAGAAATCCCTCCCACTGACATAATTCAACTCTCAGGTCACAGAAATCTTCAAAGCGTTAACAACTACGCGACCGTTTCTGAAAAACAACAGATGAAAATGTCACGTACGCTTAGTGCATTTACCACTGGAATTGTTTCTAAAAAAGATGCCCCAAGAGAGGAAAGTTCGTGTGGAAGCTCaagtgaaaataacaaaatgcttgtGAGCCAGCAGCGCACAGAACACACTGTCACGTCTTCCACTTGTGGTCAACAACAAGCGCTACAAATTTTCGCTGGAGCTACGATAAGCGGTGGAAACATTCATGTTTCGATCAACACACTCAACAAATCACCTATATTGCCGACAAGCCCGAAGCCTAAATATCAAAGGTACAAAAGACTCTTAAGTTCTGATTCTGAGTCCGACTAG